The Canis lupus baileyi chromosome 29, mCanLup2.hap1, whole genome shotgun sequence genome includes a region encoding these proteins:
- the CYP26A1 gene encoding cytochrome P450 26A1 — protein sequence MGLSALLASALCTFVLPLLLFLAAIKLWDLYCVSSRDRSCALPLPPGTMGFPFFGETLQMVLQRRKFLQMKRRKYGFIYKTHLFGRPTVRVMGADNVRRILLGEHRLVSVHWPASVRTILGSGCLSNLHDSSHKQRKKVIMRAFSREALQCYVPVIAEEVGTCLQQWLSRGERGLLVYPQVKRLMFRISMRILLGCEPRLASGGDAEQQLVEAFEEMTRNLFSLPIDVPFSGLYRGMKARNLIHARIEENIRAKICGLRTAQAGGGCKDALQLLIEHSWERGERLDMQALKQSSTELLFGGHETTASAATSLITYLGLYPHVLQKVREELKSKGLLCKSNQDNKLDIEILEQLKYIGCVIKETLRLNPPVPGGFRVALKTFELNGYQIPKGWNVIYSICDTHDVADIFTNKDEFNPDRFMLPHPEDASRFSFIPFGGGLRSCVGKEFAKILLKIFTVELARHCDWRLLNGPPTMKTSPTVYPVDDLPARFTHFQGEI from the exons ATGGGGCTCTCGGCGCTGCTGGCCAGCGCGCTCTGCACCTTCGTGCTACCGCTGCTGCTCTTCCTGGCCGCGATCAAGCTCTGGGACCTGTACTGCGTGAGCAGCCGCGACCGCAGCTGCGCCCTCCCTTTGCCCCCCGGAACTATGGGCTTCCCCTTCTTCGGGGAAACGCTGCAAATGGTGCTGCAG CGGAGGAAGTTCCTGCAGATGAAGCGCAGGAAATACGGCTTCATCTACAAGACGCATCTGTTCGGGCGGCCCACCGTGCGGGTGATGGGCGCCGACAACGTGCGGCGCATCTTGCTCGGGGAGCACCGACTGGTGTCGGTGCACTGGCCCGCGTCGGTGCGTACCATCCTGGGCTCCGGCTGCCTCTCCAACCTGCACGACTCCTCGCACAAGCAGCGCAAGAAG GTGATTATGCGGGCCTTCAGCCGCGAGGCGCTCCAGTGCTACGTGCCCGTGATCGCGGAAGAAGTGGGCACTTGCCTGCAACAGTGGCTGAGCCGCGGCGAGCGCGGCCTCCTGGTTTACCCCCAGGTGAAGCGCCTCATGTTCCGCATCTCCATGCGCATCCTGCTGGGCTGCGAGCCCCGGCTCGCGAGCGGCGGGGACGCCGAGCAGCAGCTGGTGGAGGCCTTCGAGGAAATGACCCGCAATCTGTTCTCGTTGCCCATCGACGTGCCCTTCAGCGGGCTCTACCGG GGCATGAAGGCGCGGAACCTCATCCACGCGCGCATAGAGGAGAACATTCGCGCCAAGATCTGCGGGCTGCGGACGGCCCAGGCGGGCGGCGGCTGCAAAGATGCGCTGCAGCTGTTGATCGAGCACTcgtgggagaggggagagaggctggaCATGCAG GCACTAAAGCAGTCCTCAACGGAACTACTCTTTGGGGGACATGAAACTACAGCTAGTGCAGCCACATCTCTGATTACTTACCTTGGGCTCTACCCCCATGTTCTCCAGAAAGTTCGAGAGGAGCTAAAGAGTAAG GGTTTACTTTGCAAGAGCAATCAAGACAACAAGTTGGACATTGAAATTCTGGAGCAGCTTAAATACATCGGGTGTGTTATTAAAGAGACCCTCCGACTGAATCCCCCAGTTCCAGGAGGGTTTCGGGTTGCTCTTAAGACTTTTGAATTAAAT GGCTACCAGATTCCCAAGGGCTGGAATGTTATCTACAGCATCTGTGATACTCATGATGTGGCGGACATCTTCACCAACAAGGATGAATTTAACCCTGACCGGTTTATGCTGCCTCACCCGGAGGATGCATCCAGGTTCAGCTTCATTCCATTTGGAGGAGGCCTGAGGAGCTGTGTAGGGAAGGAGTTTGCAAaaattcttctcaaaatatttacaGTGGAGCTGGCCAGGCATTGTGACTGGCGGCTTCTAAATGGACCTCCTACAATGAAAACCAGTCCCACCGTGTACCCTGTAGATGATCTCCCTGCGAGGTTCACCCACTTCCAGGGGGAGATCTGA
- the CYP26C1 gene encoding cytochrome P450 26C1, with the protein MFPWGPSCLSVLGAAGTALLCAGLLLSLAQHLWTLRWTLSRDRASALPLPKGSMGWPFFGETLHWLVQGSRFHSSRRERYGTVFKTHLLGRPVIRVSGAENVRTILLGEHRLVRSQWPQSAHILLGSHTLLGAVGEPHRRRRKVLARVFSRAALQRLVPRLQGALRREVRSWCAARRPVAVYQAAKALTFRMAARILLGLRLDEVQCAELARTFEQFVENLFSLPLDVPFSGLRKGIRARDQLHRYLEEAIAEKLHEDKVAEPGDALDMIIHSTRELGHELSVQELKETAVELLFAAFLTTASASTSLVLLLLQHPAAVAKIRQELAAQGLGRACGCAPGAAGGGAGPWPDCGCEPDLSLAALGRLRYLDCVVKEVLRLLPPVSGGYRTALRTFELDGYQIPKGWSVMYSIRDTHETAAVYRSPPEGFDPERFGAAGEDARGASGRFHYIPFGGGARSCLGQELAQAVLQLLAVELVRTARWELATPAFPAMQTVPIVHPEDGLQLFFHPLAPSAARDGLHL; encoded by the exons ATGTTCCCCTGGGGGCCCAGCTGCCTGTCGGTGCTGGGGGCCGCGGGCACCGCTCTCCTGTGCGCCGGCCTGCTGCTCAGCCTGGCCCAGCACCTCTGGACGCTCCGCTGGACGCTGAGCCGGGACCGGGCCtccgccctgcccctgcccaagGGCTCCATGGGCTGGCCCTTCTTCGGCGAAACGCTGCACTGGTTAGTTCAG GGCTCCCGCTTCCACAGCTCCCGCCGGGAGCGCTATGGGACAGTGTTCAAGACGCACCTGCTCGGCCGGCCGGTGATCCGCGTGAGCGGCGCCGAGAACGTGCGCACCATCCTGCTGGGCGAGCACCGCCTGGTGCGCAGCCAGTGGCCGCAGAGCGCTCACATCCTACTGGGCTCGCACACGCTGCTTGGCGCAGTGGGCGAGCCGCACCGGCGGCGGCGCAAG GTCCTGGCACGTGTGTTCAGCCGTGCAGCTCTGCAGCGCTTGGTGCCCCGCCTGCAAGGGGCGCTGCGGCGCGAGGTGCGCTCCTGGTGCGCGGCCCGCCGGCCCGTTGCCGTCTACCAGGCCGCCAAGGCGCTCACCTTCCGCATGGCTGCGCGCATCCTGCTGGGGCTACGGCTGGACGAGGTGCAGTGTGCGGAGCTGGCCCGGACCTTCGAGCAGTTCGTAGAGAACCTCTTCTCGCTGCCCCTGGACGTCCCCTTCAGCGGCCTGCGTAAG GGCATCCGGGCACGAGACCAGCTGCATCGGTACCTGGAGGAGGCAATTGCAGAGAAGCTTCACGAAGACAAGGTTGCAGAGCCGGGTGACGCCCTCGACATGATTATCCACAGCACTAGGGAGCTGGGCCATGAGCTCTCAGTGCAGGAGCTCAAG GAGACGGCCGTGGAGCTCCTCTTCGCCGCCTTCCTCACCACGGCCAGTGCCAGCACGTCCCTCGTCCTGCTGCTACTGCAGCACCCGGCGGCCGTCGCCAAGATCCGGCAGGAGCTGGCGGCGCAGGGACTGGGGCGCGCGTGCGGCTGCgcgccgggggccgcggggggcggtgCGGGGCCCTGGCCAGACTGCGGCTGCGAGCCCGACCTCAGCCTCGCGGCGCTGGGCCGCCTGCGCTACCTCGACTGCGTGGTCAAGGAGGTGCTGCGCCTCCTGCCGCCGGTGTCCGGGGGCTACCGCACGGCGCTGCGCACCTTCGAGCTCGAC GGTTACCAGATCCCCAAGGGCTGGAGCGTGATGTATAGCATCCGGGACACGCACGAGACCGCCGCGGTGTACCGCAGCCCGCCCGAGGGCTTCGACCCCGAGCGCTTCGGCGCGGCGGGGGAGGATGCGCGGGGCGCCTCGGGCCGCTTCCATTACATCCCCTTCGGCGGCGGAGCGCGCAGCTGTCTCGGCCAGGAGCTGGCACAGGCTGTGCTCCAGCTGCTGGCGGTGGAGCTGGTGCGCACGGCGCGCTGGGAACTGGCCACGCCTGCCTTCCCCGCCATGCAGACCGTACCCATCGTGCACCCGGAGGACGGGCTGCAGCTCTTTTTCCACCCGCTCGCACCTTCGGCGGCGCGGGATGGGCTACACCTCTGA